A region from the Nostoc sp. HK-01 genome encodes:
- a CDS encoding serine/threonine protein kinase with Chase2 sensor, whose protein sequence is MLGQDSQHRNFRQTVLTIGGTVVVTSVAIAGLILGLRELGSLQGMELAAFDWLMRSRPDEGIDNRFLIVGVDDTDIQTRKEYPIEDGTMAQLLTKLEEHEPRVIGIDILRDVKQGTAAGRTDLMQTLSANENIAAVCVVSKADSPGIAAAPGIPEDRVGVADFTVDAGGTVRQGMIISIPKASKLPKPSEHICNIADPENQLPSLSFQMVVRYLAAQGIEPELTKSGELKFGSTVLKRLTPKSGGYHNIDTSDYQILLNYRSAKNAVKQVSLSEVLANKVDPALIKDKIVMIGYTAQIVKDTFYTPYSAGSADSQKMPGVVVHAQNASQILSAVLNKRPLFWYWNELQEGLWVFAWSLVGGFLAWRIRKPWLLILGGGVAIAILLGTNYIIFIHAGWIPLVPPVLSLLGSAVAVVLIDRYAATIVKTVKGFLKINIDIDEDKKNQEVAAITESDYFLELQHKAKDLRVRENEDKLSLTTTPVVNDFDTHNLLPDTIINKPSNIETTDIDYLQQVRDRRNKLNSQETLLPQTSNTNLEITTTPTTIEEPDELEYLADLQRRSKKLKENK, encoded by the coding sequence ATGCTTGGTCAAGATTCCCAACACCGCAATTTCCGTCAAACAGTTTTAACCATTGGCGGGACAGTAGTTGTCACCAGTGTAGCGATCGCCGGATTAATTTTAGGATTGCGCGAACTGGGTAGTTTGCAGGGAATGGAGTTAGCTGCATTTGATTGGTTAATGCGATCGCGTCCTGATGAAGGAATAGACAATCGTTTTTTAATCGTTGGTGTGGATGATACAGATATCCAAACCCGCAAAGAATATCCCATTGAAGACGGCACAATGGCGCAGTTATTAACAAAACTCGAAGAACACGAACCGCGTGTAATTGGGATTGATATTTTGCGGGATGTCAAGCAAGGTACAGCCGCAGGTCGTACAGACTTAATGCAAACATTATCAGCAAACGAGAATATTGCCGCAGTCTGCGTCGTTAGTAAAGCCGATTCTCCCGGTATCGCCGCCGCACCAGGGATTCCTGAAGATAGAGTTGGAGTCGCAGATTTTACCGTAGATGCTGGTGGTACAGTCCGTCAAGGGATGATTATTTCCATTCCCAAAGCTTCCAAACTGCCAAAACCTAGCGAACATATCTGCAATATCGCTGACCCCGAAAACCAATTACCATCTCTGAGCTTTCAAATGGTGGTGCGTTATTTAGCCGCCCAAGGAATTGAACCAGAACTGACAAAATCTGGGGAATTAAAGTTTGGTTCTACCGTTCTCAAACGCTTGACGCCAAAATCGGGTGGATACCACAACATCGATACATCAGACTACCAAATACTACTTAACTATCGTTCTGCCAAAAACGCTGTCAAACAAGTATCTCTCAGTGAGGTTCTAGCAAATAAAGTTGACCCAGCGTTGATTAAAGACAAAATTGTCATGATTGGCTACACTGCCCAAATTGTCAAAGATACTTTTTATACACCTTATAGTGCAGGGTCAGCGGATAGTCAAAAAATGCCAGGGGTAGTAGTTCACGCCCAAAATGCTAGTCAGATATTAAGTGCAGTTTTGAATAAACGACCTTTATTTTGGTATTGGAATGAATTACAAGAAGGCTTATGGGTATTTGCTTGGTCACTAGTCGGGGGATTTTTAGCTTGGCGGATTCGTAAACCTTGGCTGTTGATCTTGGGTGGAGGAGTAGCGATCGCTATATTATTAGGAACCAACTATATAATATTTATCCATGCTGGTTGGATACCTCTAGTGCCACCAGTTTTAAGCCTTTTAGGTAGTGCTGTTGCTGTTGTTTTAATAGATAGATATGCCGCTACAATTGTGAAAACAGTTAAAGGCTTCCTCAAAATTAATATTGATATTGACGAAGACAAAAAAAATCAAGAAGTCGCGGCAATTACCGAAAGTGATTACTTTTTAGAATTACAGCACAAGGCTAAAGATTTGCGGGTTCGGGAGAATGAAGACAAATTATCTCTTACAACTACACCTGTTGTGAATGATTTCGATACTCATAATCTTTTACCTGACACAATCATTAATAAACCCTCAAATATCGAAACTACAGACATAGATTATTTACAACAAGTACGCGATAGGCGAAACAAACTTAATTCCCAAGAAACTTTACTTCCTCAAACCTCAAACACTAACTTAGAAATAACCACAACACCAACAACAATTGAAGAACCAGACGAATTAGAATACTTAGCAGATTTACAACGTCGCAGTAAAAAATTGAAGGAAAATAAATAA
- a CDS encoding transcriptional repressor, CopY family protein, with product MNYQEPAESSPQNSKLDIIDLPDEQRQLVNWITRQQKVSLSEVSSHLNITEELAQQQLQILINQGFIQESEDNQLVCYQPRFSTQKKSKLSQNIWDKL from the coding sequence ATGAATTACCAAGAACCTGCCGAATCATCACCCCAAAATAGTAAGTTAGATATCATAGATTTACCAGACGAACAACGACAACTTGTTAATTGGATAACTCGCCAGCAAAAAGTTAGTCTATCAGAAGTATCAAGTCATCTGAATATTACAGAAGAACTGGCACAACAACAGCTACAAATATTAATTAACCAAGGGTTTATTCAAGAATCAGAAGATAATCAATTAGTTTGTTATCAACCCCGCTTTTCTACCCAAAAGAAAAGTAAGCTGAGTCAAAATATATGGGATAAACTCTAA
- a CDS encoding cobyrinic acid a,c-diamide synthase, with the protein MSKIVSIHSFRGGTGKSNSTANLAGIVARYGYRVGIVDTDIQSPGIHVLFGFDDQKIKYSLNDYLWGRCNIEESAYDVSSTLSQTVGAKGRIYLIPSSIKARDITKVLREGFDFNLLNEGFQKLLVALKLDYLFIDTHPGLNEETLLSIAISDILVLILRPDRQDFQGTAVTVEVARKLEVPKMLLLINKALPALDFDALKQQVEKTYNAPVAGVLPLSEELIQLASSDLFCLRHPEHPFSQVMTKVAKMIIQ; encoded by the coding sequence ATGTCAAAAATTGTATCTATCCACTCATTTCGCGGCGGTACAGGTAAATCAAATTCCACCGCTAACCTAGCAGGAATAGTTGCACGTTATGGTTATCGGGTTGGGATTGTTGATACAGATATCCAATCTCCAGGTATTCATGTTCTGTTTGGTTTTGATGATCAGAAAATCAAATATTCCCTCAATGATTATCTTTGGGGACGCTGTAATATTGAAGAATCTGCCTACGATGTTAGCTCAACTTTAAGTCAAACAGTAGGAGCTAAGGGACGTATTTATCTCATTCCTTCGAGTATTAAAGCTAGAGATATTACCAAAGTTTTGCGAGAAGGATTTGATTTTAATTTACTCAATGAAGGCTTTCAAAAACTACTAGTTGCTTTGAAATTAGATTATCTATTCATTGATACCCATCCAGGACTTAACGAAGAAACCTTACTTTCAATTGCTATTTCTGATATTTTAGTGCTGATTCTCCGCCCCGATCGCCAAGATTTTCAAGGCACAGCCGTCACAGTGGAAGTAGCCCGCAAACTAGAAGTCCCAAAAATGTTGTTGTTAATTAATAAAGCGCTCCCAGCCCTAGATTTTGATGCACTCAAGCAACAGGTAGAAAAAACATATAACGCACCTGTCGCGGGTGTTTTACCACTTTCCGAAGAATTGATTCAACTGGCCAGTAGCGATTTGTTTTGTTTACGTCATCCAGAACATCCCTTCAGTCAAGTTATGACTAAGGTAGCCAAAATGATTATCCAATAG
- a CDS encoding filamentous hemagglutinin outer membrane protein, producing the protein MHIKFNKIPSKLPIIFQQHQQKYLSQVKILTVINIILGLYLIPAKVQAQKITPANDGTGTTVNTQGNNINISGGSLSSDKANLFHSFSKFGLDANQTANFLSQPSIQNILGRVTGGEASIINGIIRVSGGNSNLYLINPAGIIFGANSSLNVPASFTATTATRLGFGNNNWLNAVGTNDYSQLIGTPNSFAFDSSVASAIFNQGNLAVPSGNNLSLFGGTVVSTGTLSAPGGNITIAAVPGSSLLKLSMAGNPLSLEIQPLNATNNNLVSNSLPALLTGGGVGNASGLQIENGTVKLTGSGLTVSNGDVVITNSIVDQKTVTIQAAGNITTQDITTADRFTGLAGAVNLTAGGNITTNNIDASAFSRFETATAGAVNLTAGGNITTNNIDASAALILGTANAGAVNLIADGNITVGSINTSARSIDIGQIEFINTNSPNQSGILLTNTPPFAQGGNVNLLANGTVRILGEILDNGQPTGNSILTSAFTQPGAVTLQHDGGVNNVPFIVGDANLNGTAAAINVSKISIVGNETASEKIIPDSDNSQISPTSPIHIFPVIPLGGRAEGTPSLISINSVNTPPTLTDNYSVINTRQNQHITFTFGSLNINTNDVNNDVRQIIFDGILSGSVTFQDGTPVTPGNIINSNTVLVYTPQRGSVGRVPAFTIKASDGVSESAPQSININITRQPIIIPPPHPETDNPQPNPETNNPPPLEPNNPLNPATNNLLNVDLTEVSDSGTGEKKTDSLPILEKNQSSLDAETDKDIFKIDARFTNQFARYLGTGTPPIKGIKEASEILVNIENATGVKPALIYVSFIPKTLKRDVLPEQKLTPQDDDVLELLVVTGKGEPIRKVVNVTRSQVLAMSKQFTNNVTQATLLNSYLTPATKLYNWLIAPLKYNLQARQINNLVFIVDAGLRTMPIAALYDGKQYLIENYSVGLMPSLSLTDTQYIDIKKSEVLGMGASQFMNQDPLPSVPSELTTITQKLWPGRVFLNEAFTLTNLKAQRQQKAFGIVHLATHGEFNSGAPNNSYIQLWDTQLRMDQIRQLGWNNPPVELVVLSACRTALGNEDAELGFAGFAVQAGTKSALASLWYVSDEGTLGLMTQFYEKLKQAPIKAEALRRAQVAMLKGQVRIEMGRLRTARGDVALPPVLLELGDRKLTHPYFWAAFTMIGNPW; encoded by the coding sequence TTGCATATTAAATTTAATAAAATCCCAAGCAAATTACCAATAATTTTTCAACAACATCAGCAAAAATATTTATCTCAAGTCAAAATATTAACAGTTATCAACATCATTTTAGGTTTATATTTAATACCTGCAAAAGTCCAAGCCCAAAAGATCACCCCCGCTAATGATGGTACAGGCACAACTGTTAACACTCAAGGTAACAATATTAATATTAGTGGTGGTAGTTTAAGTAGCGACAAAGCCAACCTCTTTCATAGCTTCAGCAAATTTGGTCTAGATGCTAACCAAACAGCTAACTTTTTATCGCAACCATCAATTCAAAATATCTTAGGTAGAGTTACAGGTGGTGAAGCATCAATAATTAACGGCATCATTCGCGTTAGTGGCGGGAATTCTAACTTATATTTAATCAACCCCGCAGGCATTATCTTTGGTGCTAATTCTAGTTTAAATGTACCTGCATCATTCACCGCTACCACAGCCACACGCCTCGGTTTTGGTAATAATAACTGGTTAAATGCGGTTGGGACAAACGACTACAGCCAACTTATCGGTACACCCAATAGTTTCGCGTTTGATAGCAGTGTCGCTAGTGCCATTTTCAATCAAGGTAATTTGGCAGTGCCATCAGGGAATAATTTAAGTTTATTTGGTGGCACAGTGGTAAGTACAGGAACTTTGTCAGCGCCTGGTGGTAACATCACAATTGCGGCTGTACCCGGCAGTAGTTTACTCAAATTGAGTATGGCGGGGAATCCTTTAAGTTTAGAAATTCAACCGCTGAATGCAACTAATAATAATCTGGTATCAAATTCGTTACCAGCATTGTTAACTGGTGGTGGTGTTGGGAATGCTTCTGGTTTGCAGATTGAAAATGGTACGGTAAAGTTAACTGGTTCTGGTTTGACTGTTAGCAATGGTGATGTTGTTATTACAAATAGCATTGTCGATCAAAAGACTGTAACTATTCAGGCAGCAGGTAATATCACAACTCAAGATATTACCACTGCTGATAGATTTACTGGTTTGGCAGGCGCAGTTAATTTAACAGCAGGCGGTAATATTACAACTAATAATATTGATGCTTCAGCTTTCAGTCGTTTTGAAACTGCTACGGCAGGCGCAGTTAATTTAACAGCAGGCGGTAATATTACAACTAATAATATTGATGCTTCAGCAGCTTTGATTTTAGGGACTGCTAATGCAGGTGCAGTCAATTTAATAGCTGATGGTAATATTACTGTTGGTAGTATTAATACAAGTGCTAGGAGTATTGATATTGGGCAAATTGAGTTTATCAATACAAATTCTCCAAATCAATCTGGTATTTTGTTGACCAATACACCCCCATTCGCTCAAGGTGGTAATGTTAATCTTTTAGCCAATGGAACAGTTAGGATATTAGGAGAAATTCTTGATAATGGTCAGCCTACCGGAAATTCAATTTTGACCAGCGCATTTACTCAACCTGGGGCTGTTACGCTTCAACATGATGGAGGTGTAAATAACGTTCCATTTATTGTGGGTGATGCTAACTTGAATGGTACAGCGGCAGCTATTAATGTTAGCAAAATAAGTATTGTTGGTAATGAGACCGCTAGTGAAAAAATTATCCCAGATAGTGACAATTCTCAAATTTCTCCCACATCCCCAATTCATATTTTTCCTGTCATTCCACTAGGCGGACGAGCAGAAGGTACTCCTAGCTTAATTTCTATTAATTCTGTTAACACACCACCTACTTTAACAGACAATTATAGTGTAATTAATACACGCCAAAATCAACATATTACATTTACTTTTGGTTCATTAAATATCAATACTAATGATGTTAATAATGATGTCAGGCAAATAATTTTTGATGGGATATTGTCTGGTTCTGTAACCTTTCAAGATGGGACACCAGTTACGCCTGGAAATATTATAAATTCAAATACAGTTCTAGTTTATACTCCCCAACGAGGTTCTGTGGGTCGAGTACCGGCTTTTACAATTAAAGCAAGTGATGGTGTTTCGGAATCTGCACCGCAATCAATCAATATTAATATAACGCGACAACCAATAATTATTCCTCCGCCTCATCCTGAAACAGATAATCCCCAACCTAATCCCGAAACAAATAATCCTCCTCCTTTAGAGCCAAATAATCCTTTGAATCCCGCAACGAATAATCTGCTGAATGTAGACCTAACTGAAGTGAGTGATTCTGGGACGGGAGAAAAGAAAACTGATAGTCTACCAATTTTAGAGAAAAATCAATCTTCTTTAGATGCAGAAACAGATAAGGATATATTTAAAATTGATGCAAGATTTACTAACCAGTTTGCGCGATATTTAGGTACAGGTACACCGCCAATTAAAGGTATTAAAGAAGCTAGTGAGATTTTAGTAAATATTGAAAATGCTACAGGGGTGAAACCTGCCTTAATTTATGTTTCTTTTATACCGAAAACTCTCAAACGAGATGTTTTACCAGAACAAAAACTCACACCTCAAGACGATGATGTTTTAGAGTTATTAGTAGTTACAGGTAAGGGTGAGCCAATTCGGAAAGTAGTTAATGTGACGCGATCGCAAGTCTTAGCTATGAGTAAACAGTTTACCAACAATGTCACCCAAGCAACTTTGTTAAACAGCTATCTTACTCCTGCTACAAAATTATACAACTGGTTAATTGCACCCTTGAAATATAACCTGCAAGCAAGGCAAATTAATAATCTAGTGTTTATTGTAGATGCAGGTTTGCGAACCATGCCCATAGCCGCACTTTATGATGGTAAACAGTATCTCATTGAAAACTATAGTGTTGGTTTAATGCCAAGTCTGAGCCTGACAGATACTCAATATATTGATATTAAGAAATCTGAAGTTTTAGGTATGGGTGCATCGCAATTTATGAATCAAGACCCATTACCATCTGTACCTTCAGAATTGACTACTATCACTCAAAAGCTTTGGCCTGGTAGAGTTTTCTTAAATGAAGCCTTCACTTTAACAAATCTCAAAGCCCAACGACAGCAAAAAGCATTCGGGATTGTTCATCTTGCTACTCATGGAGAATTTAACTCAGGTGCGCCGAATAACTCTTATATTCAATTGTGGGACACTCAACTGAGAATGGATCAAATCCGTCAACTCGGCTGGAATAACCCACCTGTAGAACTAGTAGTGCTGAGTGCTTGTCGTACAGCCTTGGGTAACGAAGATGCAGAATTAGGTTTTGCTGGCTTTGCGGTGCAAGCTGGGACAAAGTCTGCATTGGCGAGTTTATGGTATGTTTCCGATGAAGGTACTCTCGGATTGATGACTCAATTTTATGAAAAGTTGAAACAAGCGCCTATCAAAGCCGAAGCTCTGCGACGAGCGCAAGTCGCCATGCTCAAAGGCCAAGTGCGGATAGAAATGGGTAGGCTGAGAACTGCGCGTGGTGATGTAGCATTACCACCAGTCCTACTAGAACTTGGTGATAGAAAGTTGACTCATCCGTATTTTTGGGCAGCTTTTACCATGATTGGTAATCCTTGGTAA